From a region of the Leptospira kmetyi serovar Malaysia str. Bejo-Iso9 genome:
- a CDS encoding ABC transporter permease, with product MLFIAVRQMLVRGKQTITTLSGIVLGTAAFIIISGVLLGFRGYLIDQLINADCHVRISPRQEIILPNSMDDLFPDENVFWLSPPSGKRGSTHLNNASLWYERLEQDKEVQAYSPQVSGRIFLFSGANQEAGKIIGIIPSKQILITPLADYITEGSVESLSAGNRIILGDGLAKLLGLGLDKTVWVTSGLQEKTPFRISGIFRSGNKALDDSVAYGLLSEIQLLTAQSGMITDIAVRLKDVNRSLAKAEEWRGLGDEKVLSWQEANSSFFAIFKLQDAIRYSMTAAILTVAGFGIYNILNVIINQKKREIAILRSIGYRPNEVLMIFLLQGLILGISGGLIGLLIGFLICLRIESLPFTNPLFSAGAGTMVISFAPTIYLQAFLQSMVATLIASWIPARSAGKLSPIEIIRGE from the coding sequence ATGTTATTCATCGCGGTCAGACAGATGCTCGTGCGGGGCAAACAAACGATCACCACACTTTCGGGAATCGTTTTGGGAACCGCGGCGTTTATCATCATCTCCGGAGTTCTTCTCGGATTCAGGGGTTATCTCATCGATCAGTTGATCAACGCCGATTGTCACGTTCGAATCAGCCCGAGACAGGAAATCATTCTTCCCAATTCCATGGACGATCTGTTTCCGGACGAGAATGTGTTCTGGCTTTCACCTCCTTCGGGCAAACGCGGTTCCACTCATTTGAACAACGCAAGTCTTTGGTATGAAAGATTGGAACAGGACAAGGAGGTTCAGGCGTATTCTCCGCAAGTCAGCGGAAGAATTTTCCTTTTTTCGGGAGCGAATCAGGAAGCGGGAAAGATCATAGGAATCATTCCTTCGAAACAGATTTTGATCACCCCTCTTGCGGATTATATCACGGAAGGAAGCGTCGAATCTCTTTCCGCAGGAAATAGAATCATACTCGGAGACGGTCTCGCCAAACTTCTCGGACTCGGTTTGGACAAAACGGTTTGGGTGACTTCGGGACTTCAGGAGAAAACTCCGTTTCGAATTTCTGGGATCTTTCGTTCCGGGAACAAGGCGCTCGACGATAGCGTCGCCTACGGGTTGTTATCCGAAATTCAGCTGTTGACCGCACAATCGGGTATGATCACCGATATCGCCGTACGACTCAAGGACGTAAACCGTTCCTTGGCGAAAGCGGAGGAATGGAGAGGTCTCGGCGACGAGAAGGTTTTGAGTTGGCAGGAGGCGAACTCGAGTTTTTTCGCGATCTTTAAACTCCAGGACGCGATCCGGTATTCGATGACGGCCGCCATTCTTACGGTTGCCGGATTTGGAATATACAATATTTTGAATGTAATTATCAATCAGAAAAAAAGGGAGATCGCGATTCTCCGTTCCATTGGTTACAGGCCGAACGAGGTTTTGATGATCTTTTTGCTCCAGGGTTTGATATTAGGAATCTCCGGAGGTTTGATCGGACTTCTCATAGGTTTTTTGATCTGTTTAAGAATCGAATCTCTTCCGTTTACCAATCCTCTTTTTTCGGCCGGAGCGGGAACGATGGTGATTTCCTTCGCGCCCACCATTTACTTACAGGCGTTCCTCCAATCCATGGTCGCCACTTTGATCGCGAGTTGGATTCCCGCAAGATCGGCGGGAAAACTTTCTCCGATCGAAATCATACGAGGAGAATAG
- a CDS encoding ABC transporter ATP-binding protein: protein MQIANHIGISVNNLRKTFGNSEIIKGVSLEIEDGDYVSLTGKSGSGKSTLLYMISSLDPPTSGTIEIGGKNIYKMDEEEIHEFRNKRMGFIFQFHYLLPEFTALENVLMPARKAGLLKECQSYAEHLLEEFDLRDRMDYRINRLSGGQAQRVAIARALVMNPKYIFADEPTGALDSANTKVVMNILEKVNRETKTTILVVTHDSDFASKTKRQIHLVDGTVVPLKEFEAQKKKSKG from the coding sequence ATGCAAATCGCAAATCATATCGGAATCTCCGTAAACAATCTGAGAAAGACGTTCGGAAATTCCGAGATCATCAAGGGAGTCAGTCTCGAGATCGAAGACGGGGACTACGTTTCCTTAACGGGAAAGTCGGGTTCCGGTAAAAGTACTCTTCTTTATATGATCAGTTCTTTGGATCCGCCGACTTCGGGAACGATCGAAATCGGGGGAAAGAATATTTATAAGATGGACGAAGAGGAAATCCACGAGTTCAGAAACAAAAGAATGGGTTTTATCTTTCAATTTCATTATTTGTTGCCCGAGTTCACCGCCCTGGAAAACGTGTTGATGCCGGCAAGAAAGGCCGGACTTTTGAAGGAATGCCAAAGTTACGCGGAACATCTTTTGGAGGAATTCGATCTTCGGGATAGAATGGATTATCGGATCAATCGTCTTTCGGGCGGTCAGGCGCAGCGCGTTGCGATCGCTCGGGCGCTCGTGATGAATCCGAAATACATATTCGCTGACGAACCCACCGGAGCATTGGATTCCGCAAACACCAAAGTCGTGATGAACATTCTGGAAAAGGTGAACCGCGAAACCAAAACCACCATTCTCGTGGTCACTCACGACTCCGATTTCGCGTCTAAAACCAAAAGACAGATTCATCTCGTCGACGGAACTGTGGTTCCTTTGAAGGAATTCGAAGCTCAGAAAAAGAAATCGAAAGGTTAA
- a CDS encoding prepilin peptidase, with protein sequence MQSLPESFPFWLFLSFGSLGAASLGSFYVTLGFRILDVYYGKHRKSLSVFQKWKRIFTHPSSCDHCDSEIRYPELLPVIGFLISKGICKFCKGRINPLFPLIEFAFVCVFVFCFSLTKNPAFSFVFLFLCGHLLISCITDAFHFSLDYENLPWILLFGLGSVYLLNGKLPGLNELFVFGGFFSAFLVLYFFFPGGIGFGDVLFAPVYAMIAGHPWWMFFLNASYIPAVLFTIVLREKGKSIRKTPIPMGLYFGIGLILTFLSRVLFDSGVLPFTIFSEYSNSE encoded by the coding sequence TTGCAGAGCTTGCCTGAATCCTTTCCTTTTTGGTTGTTCTTAAGTTTCGGAAGTTTAGGCGCGGCTTCCTTGGGAAGTTTTTACGTGACCCTAGGCTTTCGAATCTTGGACGTCTACTACGGCAAACATAGAAAATCGCTTTCCGTTTTTCAAAAATGGAAACGGATCTTTACACATCCGAGTTCCTGCGATCATTGCGACTCGGAGATACGTTATCCGGAATTGCTTCCAGTTATCGGTTTTTTGATCTCGAAAGGTATATGCAAATTCTGTAAAGGAAGAATCAATCCTCTGTTTCCCCTGATCGAATTCGCCTTCGTCTGCGTTTTTGTGTTTTGTTTTTCGTTAACGAAAAATCCGGCATTCAGTTTTGTTTTTCTTTTTTTGTGCGGCCATCTTTTGATTTCCTGCATCACCGACGCGTTTCATTTTTCTTTGGATTATGAGAATCTTCCCTGGATCCTTTTGTTCGGCCTGGGTTCCGTTTATCTTTTAAACGGAAAACTTCCGGGTCTGAACGAATTGTTCGTGTTCGGCGGTTTTTTCTCCGCGTTTTTGGTTTTGTATTTTTTCTTTCCGGGTGGAATCGGCTTCGGAGACGTTTTGTTCGCTCCCGTTTATGCGATGATCGCGGGTCATCCTTGGTGGATGTTTTTTCTAAACGCTTCTTATATCCCGGCGGTTCTTTTTACGATCGTTTTGCGAGAAAAAGGAAAAAGTATCCGAAAAACTCCGATTCCGATGGGTTTGTATTTCGGGATCGGTTTGATCCTTACGTTTTTGAGCAGGGTCCTTTTTGATTCCGGGGTTTTGCCGTTTACCATATTTTCCGAATATTCAAATTCCGAGTGA
- a CDS encoding pyridoxal phosphate-dependent aminotransferase, protein MSQSTLEYVLANRIQGLDTSAIRKAFELAGTLKNPINLSIGQPHFPCPPNIIEAGCKALKDGKTAYTLTGGIPELRSALAEKYKNVNGISYATPERILVTSGISSAFLLLFNALLNEGDECLVVTPHFLMYPAYIKIYGGKMNSVHESFEPEDLKEFSNKKLKIIIYSSPSNPTGKILSRKQLEALADLAEKTGAYLISDEIYELFDYDKKFISAGSFYDKAITLSGFSKTYSMTGLRLSSILAPEPITKALTTLQQYTLVCAPSVTQWMGLEALKTDMSSYIADYKEKRDFVYESLKDRYEISKSEGAFYFFIKIKEKDDDFILRAIKEKELILVPGYIFADSKNYIRISFASEWENLKRGISALAELA, encoded by the coding sequence ATGAGTCAGAGTACGTTAGAATATGTTTTAGCCAATCGTATCCAAGGCCTGGATACTTCCGCCATCCGCAAAGCCTTCGAACTTGCAGGCACGTTGAAAAACCCGATCAATCTTTCCATCGGACAACCTCATTTTCCTTGTCCTCCCAATATCATCGAGGCCGGTTGTAAAGCATTGAAGGACGGTAAAACCGCTTACACTCTTACGGGAGGAATTCCCGAGCTTCGAAGCGCGCTGGCCGAGAAATATAAAAACGTAAACGGAATTTCCTATGCGACCCCGGAAAGAATTCTCGTCACGTCCGGAATCAGCTCCGCATTCTTACTTCTTTTTAACGCGTTGTTAAACGAAGGCGACGAATGTTTGGTCGTAACTCCGCACTTCCTGATGTATCCGGCCTACATCAAAATTTACGGAGGAAAGATGAATTCGGTTCACGAGTCTTTCGAACCGGAGGATCTGAAAGAATTCTCGAACAAAAAACTCAAGATCATCATCTATTCTTCCCCTTCCAATCCTACGGGGAAAATTCTTTCCAGAAAACAACTCGAAGCGTTAGCCGATCTCGCGGAAAAAACGGGAGCGTATCTGATCTCCGACGAAATCTACGAACTCTTCGACTACGATAAGAAATTCATTTCGGCTGGATCGTTCTACGATAAGGCGATCACACTTTCGGGTTTTTCCAAAACATACAGTATGACCGGACTTCGTTTGTCTTCGATTTTGGCTCCCGAACCCATTACAAAAGCGTTGACTACTTTGCAACAATACACGTTGGTCTGCGCTCCTTCCGTAACTCAGTGGATGGGATTGGAAGCTCTGAAAACGGACATGAGTTCTTACATCGCGGATTATAAGGAGAAGCGGGATTTCGTCTACGAATCCTTAAAGGATCGTTACGAAATTTCGAAAAGCGAAGGCGCGTTCTACTTCTTCATCAAGATCAAGGAAAAGGACGACGACTTTATTCTAAGAGCGATCAAAGAAAAAGAATTGATCCTTGTTCCGGGTTATATCTTCGCCGATTCCAAAAATTACATTCGAATCAGCTTCGCGTCCGAATGGGAGAATCTGAAACGGGGAATCTCCGCGCTTGCAGAGCTTGCCTGA
- a CDS encoding AAA family ATPase, translating into METVKIAGLNVPVSKSGINTGSLGSDLVETDSTVRNLSNILYPLLEGKPVLLVGDAGVGKNALIYYINHKRKHPTARFSFNEDTLPEDLIGSYRILMDGRGFAWSDGPLTSAIRSGHSFVADEMNLCPPHIIKRFSTVYESAYLELIEGDGSRISCGEGFNFIGTQNPSEGFEGRKPLPFDITRFFSVVFIDPHSPDEILFILKKLYPALSESLLQSCIRISLETENRVVTGKLGKGDLEKYHFNIRNLKKLCNRILGLKADTSELQFREFWNFYVEPFRKKEDRDLQTELLLSESGLSVTPSLPEPSFQVHKGFLYCNDKAIPVRDENRAKQLLSEVPLPLKLREFSEKIFTAVQFQENVLIEYSEEQDPQILLPLFTEMSGLPLETVSLCKGIHTSDIIGALKPIDGSKVDWVDGPLTRGIREGGNILITNLEAAGAELVEKLNMLTDDARSLTLPPESGNNEPVQLTGDSRIFALKLFRKSKSTATISRAFRNRFTSVLFPDLEDESTLTEILSFYLPGNSLILKMVNFHLKIRDLAKKRTIGSANLLPYLFGLSNILFWKDHILRYADAGAGEAGLKETAVRGGKIAYTNQIADPKERMELEKILDFQMSGIEVESDFFKILEDKKKKTLTTATDIEKKRWWNPELHKREALTGKAKLLNSGNPLKRGIEIDTPETGGQMKEGADAWYGQDTRGNKGQGEPAGGGGAWGYRTEELYKQFLAKRKILWDYTIQVSLKEFKEVFGQSLEDIELNLDRLFDPEIDITRMYRNEGNRIDTRKYISFLSGRGDSKVFDRTIIDKNEEKLKGVEVAFLVSKSRRIFNFEYAVAVISAMLSSAYILNEHEVDFSIHAYSDRNNRKDRIDLVPIKRLEEEYDEAKEEEMFNYLRTDWQGDSVEEYQLLEKVESYFSPEAQTKIVVMISDFRGQRGKAEVSDEINSRDNRKLHAEILKNQNRNYVFLGVGLGRRYIAEHLFQDSIQITSDNFYNMPNLIGTELGRLILTNHSMRN; encoded by the coding sequence ATGGAAACCGTAAAAATCGCCGGTCTAAATGTTCCAGTTTCTAAATCTGGAATCAACACAGGAAGTCTCGGGTCCGATCTCGTCGAGACCGATTCGACAGTTCGCAATTTATCCAACATTCTTTATCCTTTGCTCGAAGGAAAACCCGTGCTTCTCGTCGGAGACGCCGGTGTCGGTAAAAACGCTCTCATCTATTACATCAATCATAAGAGAAAACATCCGACTGCGAGATTCAGTTTTAACGAGGACACTCTTCCCGAGGACTTGATCGGTTCGTATCGGATTCTGATGGACGGTCGGGGTTTTGCTTGGTCGGACGGGCCTCTGACTTCCGCGATCCGTTCGGGTCATAGTTTTGTGGCGGACGAGATGAATCTTTGTCCACCGCATATCATCAAACGATTCTCCACCGTTTACGAGTCCGCCTATTTGGAGTTAATCGAAGGGGACGGTTCTCGGATTTCCTGCGGAGAAGGTTTTAACTTTATCGGAACTCAAAACCCTTCCGAAGGTTTCGAAGGAAGAAAACCTTTGCCCTTCGACATCACCCGTTTTTTCTCCGTGGTTTTTATCGATCCTCATTCTCCGGACGAGATTCTCTTTATCTTAAAAAAATTATATCCCGCGTTGAGCGAATCCTTACTGCAATCCTGCATTCGTATTTCTTTGGAAACGGAGAATCGGGTCGTCACCGGTAAACTCGGCAAGGGCGATCTCGAAAAATATCACTTCAATATCCGCAACTTGAAAAAACTCTGCAATCGGATTCTCGGTTTGAAAGCGGACACGAGCGAACTTCAGTTCCGCGAATTCTGGAACTTCTACGTGGAACCGTTCCGCAAAAAAGAGGACCGGGATTTACAAACGGAACTTTTGTTAAGCGAATCGGGTTTGTCCGTAACTCCTTCGCTTCCCGAACCGAGCTTTCAGGTTCACAAAGGATTTCTGTACTGCAACGATAAGGCGATTCCGGTCCGGGACGAAAACCGCGCCAAACAATTGTTAAGCGAAGTGCCTCTTCCTCTAAAACTCCGCGAGTTCTCTGAGAAAATTTTCACCGCGGTTCAGTTTCAGGAAAACGTTCTCATCGAATATTCCGAGGAACAAGATCCTCAGATTCTTCTTCCTTTGTTTACGGAGATGTCCGGTCTTCCTTTGGAAACGGTCAGTCTTTGTAAGGGAATTCATACTTCCGATATCATCGGTGCTTTGAAACCGATCGACGGTTCCAAAGTGGATTGGGTCGACGGTCCTTTGACGAGAGGAATCCGCGAAGGCGGTAACATTCTCATCACGAACCTCGAAGCCGCGGGCGCGGAGCTCGTGGAAAAATTGAATATGCTTACCGACGACGCTCGTTCTCTTACGCTTCCTCCCGAAAGCGGTAACAACGAGCCGGTTCAGCTGACGGGCGACTCGAGAATTTTCGCTCTGAAACTTTTCCGTAAATCCAAATCGACTGCGACGATTTCCAGAGCGTTCCGAAACCGTTTTACCAGCGTGTTGTTCCCCGATCTCGAAGACGAATCCACGTTAACCGAAATTCTTTCCTTTTATCTTCCGGGCAACAGTTTGATCCTGAAGATGGTGAACTTTCATCTGAAGATCCGAGATCTCGCGAAAAAAAGGACGATCGGTTCCGCGAATCTTCTTCCGTATCTATTCGGACTTTCTAATATTCTTTTTTGGAAGGATCATATTCTGCGTTATGCGGACGCGGGCGCCGGAGAGGCCGGTCTGAAGGAAACCGCGGTTCGGGGCGGCAAGATCGCTTATACGAACCAGATCGCCGACCCGAAAGAGAGAATGGAACTCGAAAAAATCCTGGATTTCCAAATGTCCGGCATCGAAGTCGAATCCGATTTCTTCAAGATTCTTGAGGATAAGAAAAAAAAAACTCTGACAACGGCCACCGACATTGAGAAGAAACGCTGGTGGAATCCCGAACTTCATAAACGGGAAGCGTTAACCGGTAAGGCCAAACTTCTCAACTCGGGCAACCCTCTCAAACGAGGAATCGAAATCGACACTCCGGAAACCGGAGGTCAGATGAAGGAAGGCGCGGACGCTTGGTACGGTCAGGACACGCGCGGCAACAAGGGACAAGGCGAACCCGCGGGCGGAGGCGGCGCTTGGGGTTATCGCACCGAAGAACTTTATAAACAATTTCTTGCCAAACGCAAGATTCTCTGGGATTACACGATCCAAGTTTCCTTAAAGGAATTCAAAGAGGTTTTCGGTCAAAGCCTCGAAGATATCGAACTCAATTTGGATCGTCTGTTCGATCCCGAAATCGACATCACGAGAATGTATCGAAACGAAGGAAATCGTATCGATACTCGGAAATACATTTCATTCTTATCCGGAAGAGGGGACTCGAAAGTTTTCGATCGTACGATCATCGATAAGAACGAGGAAAAACTCAAAGGTGTGGAAGTCGCGTTTCTCGTTTCCAAGTCGAGAAGGATCTTCAACTTCGAATACGCGGTCGCGGTGATCTCCGCGATGCTTTCATCGGCCTATATTCTCAACGAACACGAGGTGGATTTTTCGATCCACGCGTATTCGGACCGAAACAATCGAAAGGATAGAATCGATCTCGTTCCGATCAAACGTCTGGAAGAGGAATACGACGAGGCCAAAGAAGAGGAAATGTTCAATTATCTTCGAACCGATTGGCAAGGCGATTCCGTGGAAGAATATCAGCTTCTCGAAAAAGTAGAATCGTACTTTTCGCCGGAGGCACAGACGAAAATTGTGGTAATGATCTCCGATTTTCGGGGGCAAAGAGGAAAAGCGGAAGTTTCCGACGAGATCAATTCTCGGGACAACCGCAAACTTCACGCCGAAATTCTAAAGAACCAAAATCGGAACTACGTCTTCCTCGGGGTCGGACTCGGTCGAAGATACATTGCGGAACATCTGTTCCAGGATTCCATTCAGATCACTTCGGACAATTTTTACAATATGCCAAACCTGATCGGAACCGAACTGGGCAGACTGATTCTTACGAATCACAGCATGAGAAATTAA
- the smpB gene encoding SsrA-binding protein, which yields MANKKEESGHSPLVNKKAKFNFELISFIEAGIVLSGSEVKSLREKKGNLTDAFAKIKNGEVFLENFSITPYKNGGYANHPEIRPRKLLLHKKEIEKLDRQVKEKGFVLIATKVYFKNNLRVKVEIAVGKPKKLHDKRDDMQKKDAQQEIARALKSSNRYE from the coding sequence ATGGCAAACAAAAAAGAAGAATCCGGGCATTCTCCCCTGGTCAATAAAAAGGCCAAGTTCAACTTCGAATTGATTTCATTCATCGAAGCGGGGATCGTTTTGTCCGGTTCCGAAGTCAAAAGCCTCCGCGAAAAAAAAGGAAATCTCACCGACGCGTTCGCCAAGATCAAAAACGGAGAAGTCTTTTTGGAAAACTTCTCCATCACCCCGTATAAAAACGGAGGTTATGCCAATCATCCGGAAATCCGTCCCCGCAAACTTCTTCTTCATAAGAAGGAAATCGAAAAGTTGGATCGTCAGGTAAAAGAAAAGGGATTCGTTCTCATCGCGACCAAGGTTTATTTTAAGAATAATCTCCGAGTCAAAGTGGAGATCGCCGTGGGCAAACCGAAAAAGCTCCACGATAAACGGGACGACATGCAGAAAAAAGACGCGCAACAAGAGATCGCGCGCGCGTTAAAATCTTCCAATCGCTACGAATGA
- the der gene encoding ribosome biogenesis GTPase Der has protein sequence MAKAGKKPTAESEVTIPVKAPRKEPGEKIPVVSIVGRQNVGKSTLFNSLLKKKLAITEDYPGVTRDVLSARIYQEDKDLDFYLCDTPGLDIENPDSLSQSILEAAYRQLKESDVIIFLLDKNQITPADHSLLGYLRREPQVANKPIIYCVNKADKELDEFDLEEFYRMGLAEVLPISAIGRKNLGLLLEKIKFFLSDKPGKVWIEKISASKKKDSTPLPLAEEDYEFRLAIVGKPNSGKSSLLNAICGYERAVVSEVAGTTRDSVDTLLEFGDRRLLLTDTAGIRRGSKSAEALEFYSYQRTLKAIESSDLVIHLLDAKKGFGDFDKKITSLLQEKGKPFLIAVNKWDSIEDKTDKTFKEYKEKLYSRFPLLNEVPIITISATEKLRVQKLMDLSFDLASRSKRKVSTSELNKNLKLWMGQAGRSFSAHQPPKMLYCTQVSTSPFHLILFVNHVEYFKSNLVSFLKKKLTETYELQGIPVRLEFRSDRK, from the coding sequence ATGGCTAAAGCCGGAAAAAAACCAACCGCAGAATCGGAAGTAACAATTCCGGTCAAAGCTCCCCGCAAAGAACCCGGAGAAAAAATTCCCGTCGTTTCGATCGTGGGCCGTCAGAACGTGGGCAAGTCCACGCTCTTCAATTCTCTCTTGAAGAAAAAATTGGCGATCACCGAGGATTATCCCGGCGTAACGCGCGACGTTCTTTCCGCGAGAATTTATCAGGAAGATAAGGACCTCGATTTTTATCTCTGCGACACTCCGGGACTCGACATCGAAAACCCCGATTCTCTTTCGCAATCCATATTAGAAGCCGCTTATAGACAATTGAAGGAATCGGACGTCATCATCTTTTTACTCGATAAGAATCAGATCACTCCGGCCGACCACAGTCTTCTCGGTTATTTGAGAAGGGAACCCCAGGTAGCGAACAAACCGATCATCTACTGCGTAAACAAAGCGGACAAGGAACTCGACGAGTTCGATCTCGAAGAATTCTATAGAATGGGTTTGGCCGAAGTCCTTCCCATTTCCGCGATCGGAAGAAAGAATCTCGGACTTCTACTTGAGAAAATTAAGTTTTTCTTAAGTGATAAACCGGGAAAAGTTTGGATCGAAAAAATCTCCGCTTCCAAAAAGAAGGATTCGACTCCTCTGCCTCTCGCGGAAGAAGACTACGAATTTCGTCTTGCGATCGTGGGCAAACCGAATTCGGGTAAGTCCAGTCTGTTGAACGCGATCTGCGGTTACGAAAGGGCCGTGGTCAGCGAAGTGGCGGGTACCACGCGCGATTCCGTGGACACTCTATTGGAATTCGGCGATAGACGTCTTCTTTTGACGGACACGGCTGGGATTCGAAGAGGAAGTAAGTCCGCCGAAGCCTTGGAATTTTATTCCTATCAAAGGACGTTAAAGGCCATCGAATCGAGCGATCTCGTCATCCATCTTTTGGACGCGAAAAAAGGATTCGGAGACTTCGACAAAAAGATCACATCTCTTCTCCAGGAAAAGGGAAAACCCTTTTTGATCGCCGTAAACAAATGGGATTCGATCGAGGATAAAACCGACAAAACCTTCAAGGAATACAAGGAAAAACTCTACAGCCGTTTTCCGTTGTTAAACGAAGTGCCGATCATCACGATCAGCGCCACGGAAAAACTTCGGGTTCAAAAACTCATGGATCTTTCCTTCGATCTCGCTTCGCGTTCGAAAAGAAAGGTGAGCACTTCCGAACTCAATAAAAATCTAAAATTATGGATGGGGCAGGCGGGAAGATCCTTTTCGGCGCACCAACCGCCCAAGATGTTGTATTGCACGCAGGTTTCGACTTCTCCGTTCCATCTGATTCTATTCGTAAACCACGTGGAATACTTTAAATCGAATCTTGTTTCCTTTCTCAAAAAGAAACTCACCGAAACCTACGAGCTTCAGGGAATTCCGGTTCGATTGGAGTTTCGATCGGATCGAAAATGA
- the plsY gene encoding glycerol-3-phosphate 1-O-acyltransferase PlsY: MNFALFACISFVAGSIPFGYWIALRFAGMDIRNFGSKNIGATNVGRLIGWKFGFPVLILDVAKGMLPVYLSGHFVPEGGVPFQLACGVLAVLGHMFSPFLGFRGGKGVATTLGVFLVLTPIACLGAVFVFLAVYKFFKFVSLGSIFASLTLPLVYAFSSILLLHEEVSYWVLGTMVFISIGIILTHRENILRILNQSELFAVKDEDSSDDSERNRR, encoded by the coding sequence ATGAACTTCGCGCTTTTTGCTTGTATCAGTTTTGTGGCGGGTTCCATCCCGTTCGGTTATTGGATCGCTCTTCGTTTTGCGGGAATGGACATCCGCAATTTCGGAAGTAAGAACATAGGCGCGACGAACGTCGGTCGTTTGATCGGATGGAAGTTCGGATTTCCTGTTTTGATTCTCGACGTCGCCAAGGGAATGTTGCCCGTTTATCTTTCCGGACATTTTGTTCCCGAGGGTGGAGTTCCGTTTCAGTTGGCTTGCGGAGTTCTTGCGGTTCTCGGTCATATGTTTTCTCCCTTCCTGGGTTTTCGGGGAGGAAAGGGCGTCGCGACCACGTTAGGCGTATTTTTGGTTCTGACTCCGATCGCCTGTTTGGGCGCGGTCTTCGTCTTTTTAGCGGTTTATAAATTTTTTAAATTCGTCTCTTTGGGATCAATTTTTGCTTCCCTTACTCTTCCGCTCGTTTATGCTTTTTCCTCGATTCTTCTTTTACACGAAGAAGTTTCCTATTGGGTTTTGGGAACCATGGTTTTCATCTCGATCGGAATCATTCTTACCCACAGGGAGAATATTCTACGGATTTTAAATCAGTCCGAGTTGTTCGCGGTCAAAGACGAGGATTCAAGCGATGATTCAGAGAGAAATCGACGATAA